The following proteins are encoded in a genomic region of Alistipes shahii WAL 8301:
- a CDS encoding zinc ribbon domain-containing protein — protein MATQKKTADVDYSMQEKIMALYELQKIDSKIDEINKVKGELPLEVQDLEDEMAGMKTRIEHINAEIEELNTLTKQRKREVDQAKIMIGNYKEQQNNVRNNREFDAITKEIEYQELEIELAEKRLKEYSAGVKAKKLQLEEAENLSVERAADLAAKKAELEGIEAETAPLVAEYAAQGERVKEKIDERLLAAYDRIRRNVRNGLAVVTVKRDACGGCFNRIPPQRQVDIRQGKKIIICEYCGRILVADPDETQE, from the coding sequence ATGGCAACGCAAAAGAAGACGGCCGACGTCGATTATTCGATGCAGGAGAAGATCATGGCGCTCTATGAGCTGCAGAAGATCGACAGCAAGATCGACGAAATCAACAAGGTGAAAGGCGAACTGCCTCTCGAGGTTCAGGACCTCGAGGATGAGATGGCCGGGATGAAGACCCGCATCGAACACATCAACGCCGAGATCGAGGAGCTGAACACGCTGACCAAGCAACGCAAGCGCGAGGTGGACCAGGCTAAAATTATGATCGGCAACTACAAGGAGCAGCAGAACAACGTGCGCAACAACCGCGAGTTCGACGCCATCACCAAGGAGATCGAGTATCAGGAGCTTGAAATCGAGCTGGCCGAGAAGCGCCTGAAGGAGTATTCCGCCGGCGTGAAGGCCAAGAAACTCCAGCTGGAGGAGGCCGAGAACCTCTCCGTAGAGCGCGCTGCCGACCTCGCGGCCAAGAAGGCCGAACTGGAGGGCATCGAGGCCGAGACGGCTCCGCTGGTGGCGGAATACGCCGCACAGGGCGAGCGTGTCAAGGAGAAGATCGACGAGCGTCTGCTGGCGGCTTACGACCGCATCCGCCGCAACGTCCGCAACGGACTGGCGGTGGTGACCGTCAAGCGCGACGCCTGCGGAGGCTGCTTCAACCGCATCCCGCCCCAGCGTCAGGTGGACATCCGCCAGGGCAAGAAGATCATTATCTGCGAATACTGCGGCCGCATCCTCGTTGCCGATCCCGACGAAACGCAGGAATAG
- a CDS encoding NAD+ synthase: MKIAIAQLNYTIGDVDGNASKIIDSIHKAKAQHADLVIFAEQAVSGTPAFDLLRKTTFLELCEDALVEIASCCDGIAAIVGLPILTADGTISAAALIQDRKVLRYIGKKYITARREMGFLVPSKGYEYATIKGHKCAIIVGDDLSRERDFDQSVETVISINARKYGKGTMTYRYEMMRNLAFVESKNLVLVNQVGGSTDIVYDGTSGALNSRGELVLMMKNFEEDFQIFDTKASARPITIPSTYNDRTRLVYEAARCGLRDFFRKNGYRKASIGLSGGIDSAVVASIAADALGAENVRALLMPSPFSSLESVEDAKELARNLGIEYNVIPISEIYTSVVNTLKPVIGGTEFDATEENIQTRIRTVLLMALQNKTDYILLNSSNKSENALGLCTLYGDTAGAFSPTGDLYKSEMYDVARYINRTQGNPIPESILTKEPSSELHPGQKDSDILPPYEVVDAILFRMIEEGQHREEIVNAGFDSEVVEKIHGMIMRNEKKRYQFPPVLRLSSCTFGHERLMPLTNKYGD, encoded by the coding sequence ATGAAAATAGCCATAGCTCAGCTGAATTACACGATCGGAGACGTGGACGGCAATGCCTCGAAGATCATCGACTCCATTCACAAGGCGAAAGCGCAGCATGCCGACCTGGTGATTTTCGCCGAACAGGCCGTGAGCGGAACCCCAGCCTTCGACCTGCTGCGCAAGACGACCTTCCTCGAACTCTGCGAGGACGCTCTGGTCGAAATAGCCTCGTGCTGCGACGGCATCGCCGCCATCGTCGGTCTCCCGATCCTCACGGCGGACGGCACGATCAGCGCCGCGGCGCTGATCCAGGACCGCAAGGTGCTGCGCTACATCGGCAAGAAATACATCACGGCGCGCCGTGAAATGGGTTTCCTGGTCCCTTCGAAAGGCTATGAATACGCCACGATCAAGGGCCATAAGTGCGCGATCATCGTGGGCGACGATTTGAGCCGCGAGCGCGACTTCGACCAGTCGGTCGAAACGGTCATCTCGATCAACGCCCGCAAATACGGCAAGGGAACCATGACCTACCGTTACGAGATGATGCGCAACCTGGCTTTCGTCGAGAGCAAGAATCTCGTGCTGGTCAATCAGGTGGGCGGTTCGACCGACATCGTCTACGACGGCACGTCGGGCGCGCTGAACAGCCGCGGCGAACTGGTGCTGATGATGAAGAATTTCGAGGAGGATTTCCAGATTTTCGATACGAAGGCGTCCGCCCGGCCGATCACGATCCCCTCGACCTACAACGACCGCACGCGTCTGGTCTACGAGGCGGCACGCTGCGGACTGCGGGACTTCTTCCGCAAGAACGGCTACCGGAAGGCTTCGATCGGCCTTTCGGGCGGCATCGACTCGGCCGTGGTGGCCTCGATCGCCGCCGATGCGCTGGGGGCGGAGAATGTCCGCGCGCTGCTGATGCCCTCGCCCTTCTCGTCCCTCGAGTCGGTGGAGGACGCCAAGGAGCTGGCGCGCAACCTCGGCATCGAATACAACGTCATTCCGATCTCGGAAATCTATACCAGCGTGGTGAACACCCTCAAGCCGGTCATCGGCGGCACGGAGTTCGACGCCACGGAGGAGAATATCCAGACGCGTATCCGCACGGTGCTGCTGATGGCCCTCCAGAACAAAACGGACTACATCCTGCTGAACTCCTCGAACAAGAGCGAGAACGCACTGGGGCTCTGCACCCTGTACGGCGACACGGCAGGCGCTTTCAGCCCCACGGGCGACCTTTACAAGAGCGAAATGTACGACGTGGCACGCTATATCAACCGGACGCAGGGCAACCCGATTCCCGAAAGCATCCTGACCAAGGAACCTTCGTCGGAACTGCATCCCGGACAGAAGGACAGCGACATTCTGCCGCCCTACGAGGTGGTGGACGCCATCCTGTTCCGCATGATCGAGGAGGGGCAGCACCGCGAGGAGATCGTCAACGCGGGTTTCGACTCGGAGGTGGTGGAGAAAATCCACGGCATGATCATGCGCAACGAGAAGAAACGCTACCAGTTTCCGCCCGTGCTGCGGCTCTCGTCGTGCACGTTCGGACATGAGCGGCTGATGCCCCTCACCAACAAATACGGAGATTAG